In Glycine max cultivar Williams 82 chromosome 7, Glycine_max_v4.0, whole genome shotgun sequence, a single window of DNA contains:
- the LOC100808843 gene encoding uncharacterized protein — protein sequence MHQPIRISPPLTLFLLCYHSAPKTEQNRGSTPPLLLMDPPPLSAATQKNHPESVESFSPCFRVAETWTDETLPAVPGAKLRLMCSYGGHIMPRPHDKSLSYIGGDTRIVVVDRHSSLKDLCSRLSRTILNGRPFTLKYQLPNEDLESLITVTTDEDLDNMVEEYDRIMAKGSASSRLRVFLFFTKPEATVSMGSLLDDAKSETWFVDALNNSGMISRVVSDSAAGDSFVNLDGVGVGGVSASGSSNNLESLPDANKVKNFPEVVQVQSTPGSPMMENSSSSPSFSPSLVNLPPIRVHVDDNGSRLQQENKVGLVVEEQFAQMTIASGVKPDDGLVNVVSSAVAVPVIPASVTMASAGVITTSDNVMNRVVCEDDRSDPGFQKPPLPLQLVQPRTSGGVGLPSPDSVASDSSIAAANSFSKTVYYQDQVQAALLDNKIVAMPNAKSEISDQMIQVQGQLQDSGYTLPPQLDPNKQHFQQQKPFVHASTHYIHHPAATGPVPVSSYYPVYAPPQPQQLHPPIGQQQYPVYVMPVGPTQVTQPYNMALQPNIADPNVVASSRSLMPQSIVTSAAYKDGTPPIYPTKSVSSTMASNSGYAPIPTNQFQPQYVGLHQFHHPPQSIAVAPSSTTTNNNYGYEYGGHVQDQAYYTQQTTTAPLLPQYQSMTPAAAAAALSDASK from the exons ATGCACCAACCTATAAGAATATCACCCCCACTAACTCTGTTTCTCCTCTGTTACCACTCTGCCCCCAAAACAGAGCAAAACAGAGGATCCACTCCACCACTACTCCTAATGGATCCTCCACCCCTCTCTGCCGCCACTCAAAAAAACCATCCCGAATCGGTAGAGTCCTTTTCTCCATGTTTCCGCGTTGCGGAAACGTGGACTGATGAGACTCTACCGGCGGTTCCTGGTGCCAAGCTGCGCCTCATGTGCAGCTACGGTGGCCACATTATGCCACGCCCTCACGACAAATCTCTCAGCTACATCGGTGGCGACACGAGGATCGTGGTGGTGGACCGCCACTCGTCGTTGAAAGATCTATGTTCACGGCTTTCCCGAACTATCCTCAATGGAAGACCCTTCACACTCAAGTACCAGCTTCCCAATGAAGACCTTGAGAGTCTTATCACTGTCACCACTGATGAAGACCTTGACAACATGGTGGAAGAGTATGATCGGATAATGGCAAAAGGTTCGGCTTCTTCGCGGCTCAGGGTGTTCCTGTTCTTCACCAAACCTGAGGCCACAGTTTCAATGGGGTCACTCCTTGATGATGCCAAGTCGGAGACATGGTTTGTTGATGCACTCAACAACTCTGGCATGATATCAAGAGTGGTGTCAGATTCTGCTGCCGGGGATTCTTTTGTTAACCTTGatggtgttggtgttggtggTGTTAGTGCTAGTGGTTCAAGCAACAACTTGGAGTCTTTGCCTGATGCTAACAAGGTTAAGAATTTTCCTGAAGTGGTGCAAGTGCAATCAACACCTGGTTCGCCTATGATGGAGAACagttcttcttctccttctttctctccTTCTCTGGTTAATCTGCCTCCAATTCGGGTTCATGTTGATGACAATGGTAGTAGGCTTCAGCAAGAGAATAAGGTTGGTTTGGTGGTGGAGGAGCAATTTGCTCAGATGACAATTGCAAGTGGGGTGAAGCCAGATGATGGATTGGTGAATGTTGTTTCTTCTGCAGTGGCTGTGCCTGTAATTCCTGCATCTGTGACTATGGCATCAGCTGGGGTGATTACTACTAGTGATAATGTGATGAATAGAGTTGTTTGTGAGGATGACAGATCAGATCCCGGGTTTCAGAAGCCCCCTTTACCATTGCAGCTTGTGCAGCCAAGGACTAGTGGTGGTGTGGGTTTGCCTTCACCTGATTCAGTTGCAAG TGATAGTAGTATTGCAGCTGCAAATTCTTTCTCCAAGACTGTTTACtaccaagatcaagtccaagctGCACTACTAGACAACAAAATTGTTGCTATGCCAAATGCCAAGAGTGAAATATCTGATCAGATGATTCAGGTCCAAGGACAACTTCAAGATTCTGGCTACACATTACCCCCACAATTGGATCCAAACAAGCAACATTTCCAGCAGCAGAAGCCATTTGTCCATGCCAGCACTCACTACATCCACCACCCAGCAGCCACAGGTCCAGTGCCAGTTTCATCATACTACCCAGTTTATGCCCCACCACAACCTCAACAACTTCACCCTCCAATTGGTCAACAACAGTACCCAGTTTATGTAATGCCAGTTGGACCTACACAAGTAACACAACCCTACAACATGGCATTGCAGCCCAATATAGCTGATCCTAATGTGGTAGCTTCAAGCAGGTCATTAATGCCACAAAGTATTGTTACCTCAGCAGCATACAAAGATGGTACTCCACCTATTTACCCCACCAAGTCAGTTAGCTCTACTATGGCATCAAATTCTGGATATGCTCCAATACCTACCAACCAATTTCAACCACAGTATGTGGGTTTGCATCAGTTCCATCATCCACCACAGTCCATTGCTGTGGCTCCTTCTAGTACtactactaataataattatggtTATGAATATGGTGGCCATGTGCAAGACCAAGCTTACTACACTCAACAAACCACCACTGCTCCATTGCTTCCTCAGTACCAATCCATGACCCCAGCTGCAGCTGCTGCAGCACTATCAGATGCTTCAAAATAG
- the LOC100808317 gene encoding uncharacterized protein isoform X2, with amino-acid sequence MLLNHIGAGFYWIDPPRPDPKRQTRILSSSLNRRRASPPFPARHAAFHGVRMEKKGDKRRSICTADELHRVAVSNSDWKLALWRYRPSPEAPSRNHPLLLLSGVATNAIGYDLSPESSFARYMSAQGFDTWILEVRGAGLSTLGDSLEEDEECLKNFSKIDSVINDDIGESSASSATAVGLENLGASFVSEVPHMKRRGSEVVTKYKEMRLTTRFMEVLTRISERLAGFLNGDLLEGQNSAIAGQIKDFNRRLRGMIEGQRLFPAQILELQDRLSATLEEFQKQLELMVKYDWDFDHYLEEDLPAAMEYIRAQCQPRDGKLLAIGHSMGGILLYAKLSSCCFDGKDSGLASVVTLASSLDYTPSRSSLKLLLPLAEPTRALNIPVIPVGPLMATVHPLASYPPYVFSWLNSQISAQDMMDQNLFEKLVLNNFDTVPSKLLLQLSSVFQKGGLRDRSGTFFYKDHLHKSNVPVLAIAGDRDLICPPEAVYETVKLIPEELVTYKVFGEPGGPHYAHYDLVGGRLAADQLYPCITEFLIHHDIV; translated from the exons atgcttcttAACCACATTGGCGCCGGATTCTACTGGATCGACCCGCCACGACCCGATCCGAAACGTCAAACCCGAATACTCTCCTCTAGTTTAAACCGCCGGCGGGCGTCGCCGCCGTTTCCGGCGAGGCATGCGGCTTTCCACGGCGTGCGAATGGAGAAGAAAGGCGATAAGCGGCGGTCGATATGCACCGCCGACGAGCTTCACCGCGTCGCGGTTTCGAACTCCGATTGGAAGCTCGCTCTGTGGCGCTACCGTCCTTCTCCTGAG GCCCCGTCGAGGAATCACCCGCTTTTGTTGTTGTCAGGGGTTGCAACCAATGCAATAGGCTATGATCTCTCTCCTGAG TCTTCATTTGCTCGGTACATGTCAGCACAAGGTTTCGATACATGGATTCTTGAGGTTCGAGGTGCTGGGTTGAGCACACTTGGAGATAGCTTGGAGGAAGATGAGGAGTGCCTCAAGAATTTTTCCAAGATTGATTCTGTTATTAATGATGATATTGGCGAAAGCAGTGCTTCTTCTGCAACAGCAGTGGGACTTGAGAACCTCGGTGCTTCTTTTGTATCAGAAGTTCCTCATATGAAAAGGAGAGGATCAGAGGTAGTAACTAAATACAAGGAAATGCGGCTAACGACAAGGTTCATGGAGGTTCTTACAAGGATATCTGAAAGGCTTGCAGGATTTCTCAATGGAG aTTTGTTGGAAGGACAGAACTCTGCAATTGCCGGtcaaatcaaggatttcaaTCGGAGACTTCGAGGTATGATTGAAGGTCAGCGGCTGTTCCCAGCACAGATTTTAGAATTGCAAGACCGTTTATCTGCCACTCTAGAAGAGTTCCAGAAACAGCTTGAGCTGATGGTCAAGTATGATTGGGACTTTGACCATTATTTGGAAGAGGACTTACCTGCTGCC ATGGAGTACATAAGGGCTCAATGCCAACCAAGAGATGGAAAATTGCTGGCAATTGGTCACTCAATGGGGGGTATCTTGTTGTATGCAAAGCTTTCAAGTTGTT GTTTTGATGGAAAGGATTCTGGGTTGGCATCTGTTGTTACTTTGGCATCGTCACTTGACTATACCCCTTCAAGATCATCTCTCAAGTTGCTTTTACCCCTG GCAGAACCTACTCGAGCTTTGAACATTCCTGTTATTCCAGTTGGGCCATTGATGGCTACTGTTCATCCCCTTGCAAGCTATCCTCCATATGTTTTTTCTTGGCTAAATTCTCAGATTTCAGCTCAAGATATGATGGACCAAAATCTATTTGAGAAGCTTGTTTTGAACAACTTCG ATACCGTACCTTCCAAGCTTCTCTTGCAGTTATCATCAGTTTTCCAAAAAGGTGGTTTACGTGACAGGAGTGGAACATTCTTCTACAAGGACCATCTCCACAAAAGTAATGTTCCTGTCTTAGCAATTGCTGGTGACCGAGACTTAATCTGCCCTCCTGAAGCTGTATATG AAACGGTGAAGCTTATTCCTGAAGAATTGGTTACATACAAAGTCTTTGGGGAGCCTGGTGGTCCACACTATGCCCACTATGACTTAGTGGGTGGTCGTCTG GCTGCAGATCAACTGTATCCATGTATCACTGAATTTCTCATCCATCATGACATCGTTTAG
- the LOC100808317 gene encoding uncharacterized protein isoform X3, giving the protein MLLNHIGAGFYWIDPPRPDPKRQTRILSSSLNRRRASPPFPARHAAFHGVRMEKKGDKRRSICTADELHRVAVSNSDWKLALWRYRPSPEAPSRNHPLLLLSGVATNAIGYDLSPESSFARYMSAQGFDTWILEVRGAGLSTLGDSLEEDEECLKNFSKIDSVINDDIGESSASSATAVGLENLGASFVSEVPHMKRRGSEVVTKYKEMRLTTRFMEVLTRISERLAGFLNGDLLEGQNSAIAGQIKDFNRRLRGMIEGQRLFPAQILELQDRLSATLEEFQKQLELMVKYDWDFDHYLEEDLPAAMEYIRAQCQPRDGKLLAIGHSMGGILLYAKLSSCCFDGKDSGLASVVTLASSLDYTPSRSSLKLLLPLAEPTRALNIPVIPVGPLMATVHPLASYPPYVFSWLNSQISAQDMMDQNLFEKLVLNNFDTVPSKLLLQLSSVFQKGGLRDRSGTFFYKDHLHKSNVPVLAIAGDRDLICPPEAVYGSIPKLVRLT; this is encoded by the exons atgcttcttAACCACATTGGCGCCGGATTCTACTGGATCGACCCGCCACGACCCGATCCGAAACGTCAAACCCGAATACTCTCCTCTAGTTTAAACCGCCGGCGGGCGTCGCCGCCGTTTCCGGCGAGGCATGCGGCTTTCCACGGCGTGCGAATGGAGAAGAAAGGCGATAAGCGGCGGTCGATATGCACCGCCGACGAGCTTCACCGCGTCGCGGTTTCGAACTCCGATTGGAAGCTCGCTCTGTGGCGCTACCGTCCTTCTCCTGAG GCCCCGTCGAGGAATCACCCGCTTTTGTTGTTGTCAGGGGTTGCAACCAATGCAATAGGCTATGATCTCTCTCCTGAG TCTTCATTTGCTCGGTACATGTCAGCACAAGGTTTCGATACATGGATTCTTGAGGTTCGAGGTGCTGGGTTGAGCACACTTGGAGATAGCTTGGAGGAAGATGAGGAGTGCCTCAAGAATTTTTCCAAGATTGATTCTGTTATTAATGATGATATTGGCGAAAGCAGTGCTTCTTCTGCAACAGCAGTGGGACTTGAGAACCTCGGTGCTTCTTTTGTATCAGAAGTTCCTCATATGAAAAGGAGAGGATCAGAGGTAGTAACTAAATACAAGGAAATGCGGCTAACGACAAGGTTCATGGAGGTTCTTACAAGGATATCTGAAAGGCTTGCAGGATTTCTCAATGGAG aTTTGTTGGAAGGACAGAACTCTGCAATTGCCGGtcaaatcaaggatttcaaTCGGAGACTTCGAGGTATGATTGAAGGTCAGCGGCTGTTCCCAGCACAGATTTTAGAATTGCAAGACCGTTTATCTGCCACTCTAGAAGAGTTCCAGAAACAGCTTGAGCTGATGGTCAAGTATGATTGGGACTTTGACCATTATTTGGAAGAGGACTTACCTGCTGCC ATGGAGTACATAAGGGCTCAATGCCAACCAAGAGATGGAAAATTGCTGGCAATTGGTCACTCAATGGGGGGTATCTTGTTGTATGCAAAGCTTTCAAGTTGTT GTTTTGATGGAAAGGATTCTGGGTTGGCATCTGTTGTTACTTTGGCATCGTCACTTGACTATACCCCTTCAAGATCATCTCTCAAGTTGCTTTTACCCCTG GCAGAACCTACTCGAGCTTTGAACATTCCTGTTATTCCAGTTGGGCCATTGATGGCTACTGTTCATCCCCTTGCAAGCTATCCTCCATATGTTTTTTCTTGGCTAAATTCTCAGATTTCAGCTCAAGATATGATGGACCAAAATCTATTTGAGAAGCTTGTTTTGAACAACTTCG ATACCGTACCTTCCAAGCTTCTCTTGCAGTTATCATCAGTTTTCCAAAAAGGTGGTTTACGTGACAGGAGTGGAACATTCTTCTACAAGGACCATCTCCACAAAAGTAATGTTCCTGTCTTAGCAATTGCTGGTGACCGAGACTTAATCTGCCCTCCTGAAGCTGTATATG GTTCCATTCCCAAACTAGTGAGACTCACATGA
- the LOC100807785 gene encoding uncharacterized protein — translation MPVVTEHMKWRRPRNQFRHPISETDDPNPQIPSIIQSSHSKSTFSSLFSSFSTSNETRDQNRNNNNKSNRKFSAATFRGFGCTAGASQKVSVPVPAVIRSSADREGKSSRKKKHRRNSNSGNSTSDDDDDDVWCGPGIGFSTDAAAASVECVVARKNVSARGKLDVVEDRVTHRERSSYFGRRTVKPESFSFLEDEPDIFAARPGLEPFGTARFYRHVPHPSPDGLAEIMILQGRIMMGGRFDSHDQFRDWRLDVDNMSYEQLLELGERIGYANTGLKEDEMGLNIRKVKPSSSNDASKHQLDKKCSVCQEEYESDDELGRLKCDHSYHFQCIKQWLVHKNFCPVCKQEVVVRH, via the exons ATGCCTGTAGTGACAGAACACATGAAATGGAGAAGACCAAGAAACCAATTCAGGCACCCCATTTCAGAAACTGATGATCCAAACCCTCAAATCCCTTCCATAATCCAATCCTCTCACAGCAAATCCACCTTCTcctctctcttttcttctttctccacCTCCAATGAAACCAGAGACCAAAAtagaaacaacaacaacaaaagcaacAGAAAATTCTCTGCAGCAACCTTCAGAGGCTTCGGCTGCACTGCCGGTGCATCGCAGAAGGTGTCGGTGCCGGTGCCTGCGGTGATTCGCTCCTCGGCGGATAGGGAAGGGAAGAGTAGCAGAAAAAAGAAGCACAGAAGGAACAGTAACAGTGGCAACAGCAcaagtgatgatgatgatgatgatgtttggtGTGGCCCTGGAATTGGGTTCTCAACTGATGCTGCTGCTGCATCTGTGGAATGTGTTGTGGCTAGGAAGAATGTGTCTGCAAGAGGAAAACTTGATGTGGTGGAGGACAGGGTAACACACAGGGAG CGTTCATCTTATTTTGGAAGGCGCACTGTAAAGCCAGAAAGCTTCTCCTTTCTGGAAGATGAACCTGACATTTTTGCAGCACGCCCTGGATTAGAGCCTTTTGGAACTGCTAGATTCTATCGCCATGTTCCACATCCTTCCCCTGATGGTCTTGCTGAG ATAATGATACTTCAAGGAAGAATAATGATGGGGGGACGATTTGATTCACACGACCAATTTAGAGACTGGAGACTTGATGTTGATAACATGTCATACGAG CAATTGCTTGAACTGGGTGAGAGAATCGGTTATGCCAACACTGGGCTCAAAGAAGATGAGATGGGACTCAACATAAGGAAAGTTAAGCCTTCAAGTTCAAATGATGCATCAAAGCATCAACTAGACAAAAAGTGCAGTGTTTGTCAG GAGGAGTATGAATCAGATGATGAGCTGGGGAGATTGAAGTGTGACCACAGCTATCATTTTCAGTGTATAAAACAATGGCTTGTGCATAAAAATTTCTGCCCAGTTTGTAAGCAAGAAGTTGTGGTTCGACACTAA
- the LOC100808317 gene encoding uncharacterized protein isoform X1, whose translation MLLNHIGAGFYWIDPPRPDPKRQTRILSSSLNRRRASPPFPARHAAFHGVRMEKKGDKRRSICTADELHRVAVSNSDWKLALWRYRPSPEAPSRNHPLLLLSGVATNAIGYDLSPESSFARYMSAQGFDTWILEVRGAGLSTLGDSLEEDEECLKNFSKIDSVINDDIGESSASSATAVGLENLGASFVSEVPHMKRRGSEVVTKYKEMRLTTRFMEVLTRISERLAGFLNGDLLEGQNSAIAGQIKDFNRRLRGMIEGQRLFPAQILELQDRLSATLEEFQKQLELMVKYDWDFDHYLEEDLPAAMEYIRAQCQPRDGKLLAIGHSMGGILLYAKLSSCCFDGKDSGLASVVTLASSLDYTPSRSSLKLLLPLAEPTRALNIPVIPVGPLMATVHPLASYPPYVFSWLNSQISAQDMMDQNLFEKLVLNNFDTVPSKLLLQLSSVFQKGGLRDRSGTFFYKDHLHKSNVPVLAIAGDRDLICPPEAVYAETVKLIPEELVTYKVFGEPGGPHYAHYDLVGGRLAADQLYPCITEFLIHHDIV comes from the exons atgcttcttAACCACATTGGCGCCGGATTCTACTGGATCGACCCGCCACGACCCGATCCGAAACGTCAAACCCGAATACTCTCCTCTAGTTTAAACCGCCGGCGGGCGTCGCCGCCGTTTCCGGCGAGGCATGCGGCTTTCCACGGCGTGCGAATGGAGAAGAAAGGCGATAAGCGGCGGTCGATATGCACCGCCGACGAGCTTCACCGCGTCGCGGTTTCGAACTCCGATTGGAAGCTCGCTCTGTGGCGCTACCGTCCTTCTCCTGAG GCCCCGTCGAGGAATCACCCGCTTTTGTTGTTGTCAGGGGTTGCAACCAATGCAATAGGCTATGATCTCTCTCCTGAG TCTTCATTTGCTCGGTACATGTCAGCACAAGGTTTCGATACATGGATTCTTGAGGTTCGAGGTGCTGGGTTGAGCACACTTGGAGATAGCTTGGAGGAAGATGAGGAGTGCCTCAAGAATTTTTCCAAGATTGATTCTGTTATTAATGATGATATTGGCGAAAGCAGTGCTTCTTCTGCAACAGCAGTGGGACTTGAGAACCTCGGTGCTTCTTTTGTATCAGAAGTTCCTCATATGAAAAGGAGAGGATCAGAGGTAGTAACTAAATACAAGGAAATGCGGCTAACGACAAGGTTCATGGAGGTTCTTACAAGGATATCTGAAAGGCTTGCAGGATTTCTCAATGGAG aTTTGTTGGAAGGACAGAACTCTGCAATTGCCGGtcaaatcaaggatttcaaTCGGAGACTTCGAGGTATGATTGAAGGTCAGCGGCTGTTCCCAGCACAGATTTTAGAATTGCAAGACCGTTTATCTGCCACTCTAGAAGAGTTCCAGAAACAGCTTGAGCTGATGGTCAAGTATGATTGGGACTTTGACCATTATTTGGAAGAGGACTTACCTGCTGCC ATGGAGTACATAAGGGCTCAATGCCAACCAAGAGATGGAAAATTGCTGGCAATTGGTCACTCAATGGGGGGTATCTTGTTGTATGCAAAGCTTTCAAGTTGTT GTTTTGATGGAAAGGATTCTGGGTTGGCATCTGTTGTTACTTTGGCATCGTCACTTGACTATACCCCTTCAAGATCATCTCTCAAGTTGCTTTTACCCCTG GCAGAACCTACTCGAGCTTTGAACATTCCTGTTATTCCAGTTGGGCCATTGATGGCTACTGTTCATCCCCTTGCAAGCTATCCTCCATATGTTTTTTCTTGGCTAAATTCTCAGATTTCAGCTCAAGATATGATGGACCAAAATCTATTTGAGAAGCTTGTTTTGAACAACTTCG ATACCGTACCTTCCAAGCTTCTCTTGCAGTTATCATCAGTTTTCCAAAAAGGTGGTTTACGTGACAGGAGTGGAACATTCTTCTACAAGGACCATCTCCACAAAAGTAATGTTCCTGTCTTAGCAATTGCTGGTGACCGAGACTTAATCTGCCCTCCTGAAGCTGTATATG CAGAAACGGTGAAGCTTATTCCTGAAGAATTGGTTACATACAAAGTCTTTGGGGAGCCTGGTGGTCCACACTATGCCCACTATGACTTAGTGGGTGGTCGTCTG GCTGCAGATCAACTGTATCCATGTATCACTGAATTTCTCATCCATCATGACATCGTTTAG